Sequence from the Herpetosiphonaceae bacterium genome:
GCCTACTGGCGGCGGCAGCTTGCGGGTGTCGCGCCGCTGGATCTCCCAACCGATTATCCTCGTCCGCAGGTCGCGAAGGATCACGGCGCGATCGTCGAGGTCGTGCTTCCGGCAGCGCTCAGCGCCCAGATCATACGCCTGAGCCAGCAGCTCGGCAGTACGCTGTTCATGACGCTGCTGGCGGCCTTTCAGATCCTGCTCGCCCGCTATAGCGAACAAGACGACATTGCGGTCGGATCGCCGATCGCGGGGCGGGTGCTGCCTGAGCTGGAAGGCTTGATCGGGTTCTTCGCCAACACGCTGGTGCTGCGGACGGATCTCGCGGGCCAGCCCACGTTTGCCGAGGTTGTGGCGCGCGTGCGGACGATGACGCTGGATGCCTTCGCCCATCAAGATCTGCCGTTCGAGAAGCTGGTGGAGGATCTTCAGCCGGAGCGCGATCCGAGCCGGACGCCGCTGTTCCAGGTGATGTTTGCCCTTCAGAACGCGCCGCGCGCCGACGTTGAGCTGCCCCATCTACGGCTTGAGCCGGTCGCGACGATCACCCAGACCGCCAAATTCGATCTGTCGCTGTCGCTGGTGGAGACGCCTGCTGGCATTCGGGGGCAGATCGAGTATCGCGCCGATCTCTTCGTGGCCCTAACGATCGCGCGCATGGCAGCGCACTTTCAAACGCTGCTGGCGGCTATCGTCGGTGATCCGTCCCGGTCTATCGACCGCCTGCCGCTCCTGACCGCCGCCGAACGCGCGCAGATCCAGGGCTGGGAGGTCACGCTGCCGACGGAGGATGCCTGCCTGCACTGGCTGATCGAGGTCCAGGCAAAGCGCGTGCCCGCATCGATCGCGGTGGAACAGCATGGCGCGGCGATCACCTACGCGGAGCTGGATCGACGAGCGAACCAGCTTGCGCACCATCTGCGCTCGTTGGGCGTGGGGCCGGATGTAGCGGTGGGCCTGTGTCTACCCCGCTCGATCGCGTTTGTGGTGGCGCTGCTGGGAGTCCTTAAGGCGGGGGGCTGCTACGTGCCGCTCGACCCGGCCTATCCCCAGGAGCGGCTTCAGCTCATGCTCGCCGACAGCGCGGCGCGCGTGCTGATCACCCAGGAGTCGCTGCTGCACCCAGAGGGTACCCGGCTGCCAGGCTACACAGGTACGATCGTCTATGTCAACCGTGACGCGCCGCAGCTTGACCGGCTGCCGACGGTCGCGCCCCGCGCCGAGGTGCAGCCGGATCACGTGATGCTGATCCTCTATACCTCAGGCTCGACCGGAGCGCCCAAGGGTGTGCTGCTCACGCATCGCAATCTGGTCAGCTACCTGCGCGCCATACGGGAGCGCTGCCCGCTTCGGCCTGCGGATCGGCTGCTTCAGCTCGCGTCGATCAGCTTCGACATCAGCGCGGAAGATCTTTTCACCACGCTCACGATTGGTGCGACGGTAGTGCTCCGCACCGAGGCGCTGCTGAGCAGCCCTGAGACGTTCGAGGCAACCTGCGCCCGCGAGCGGATCACGGTGCTGAACCTGCCGACCGCGTTCTGGCATGTGCTGGCGGAGGCGAGCGAATCCGGCCAGTTTACGCTGCCGCCGTCGGTGCGCCATGTGATCATCGGCGGCGAACATGCGGCGCTCGATCGGGTGCGGCAGTGGCAGGCGCGCTATGGCGAGCGCGCGTCGCTGCTCAATTCGTACGGCCCGACCGAGACGACGATTGGGGTGACGGCCTACCTGGCTCCCACAATCCTGCCCGCC
This genomic interval carries:
- a CDS encoding amino acid adenylation domain-containing protein: MRMERHDLAALSAEELELFAYLLEEAGLEVDSRQPIVPRTLRSGLPLSFAQQRLWFLDQLQPGSSVYHIVVAVRLRGPLDPDAVARSLAAVVARHESLRTTFAMQDDQPVQVIAPTVEVPLPVVEVPPLPAAEREAMVAALVRAEVAPPFDLRRGPLIRARLLRLEQHDHILVLTLHHIVSDGWSQGVLLRELTSFYRGYAQNEPVSLPTLPIQYADYVLWQRAWMAGAVLEAQLAYWRRQLAGVAPLDLPTDYPRPQVAKDHGAIVEVVLPAALSAQIIRLSQQLGSTLFMTLLAAFQILLARYSEQDDIAVGSPIAGRVLPELEGLIGFFANTLVLRTDLAGQPTFAEVVARVRTMTLDAFAHQDLPFEKLVEDLQPERDPSRTPLFQVMFALQNAPRADVELPHLRLEPVATITQTAKFDLSLSLVETPAGIRGQIEYRADLFVALTIARMAAHFQTLLAAIVGDPSRSIDRLPLLTAAERAQIQGWEVTLPTEDACLHWLIEVQAKRVPASIAVEQHGAAITYAELDRRANQLAHHLRSLGVGPDVAVGLCLPRSIAFVVALLGVLKAGGCYVPLDPAYPQERLQLMLADSAARVLITQESLLHPEGTRLPGYTGTIVYVNRDAPQLDRLPTVAPRAEVQPDHVMLILYTSGSTGAPKGVLLTHRNLVSYLRAIRERCPLRPADRLLQLASISFDISAEDLFTTLTIGATVVLRTEALLSSPETFEATCARERITVLNLPTAFWHVLAEASESGQFTLPPSVRHVIIGGEHAALDRVRQWQARYGERASLLNSYGPTETTIGVTAYLAPTILPAHLFDTPIGRALVNVRTYVLDARLEPVPIGVPGELYIGGVQLARGYLNRPDLTAARFIPDPLSRPEGTRPGARLYRTGDRVRAMADGTLIFLGRADTQVKLRGFRVELGEIAAVLRQHPAVRDVVVLLRDERLVAYVVEQRTTEQRNK